From one Gracilibacillus salinarum genomic stretch:
- a CDS encoding PFL family protein, protein MPIAFTEIQETIRMVEMEHLDIRTVTMGISLRDCADHDFEIVKQKVYDKITSYAKNLQSTANQVAKEYGVPIINKRIAISPAAEILGNASKEQAIELAETLDKAAQTLGVDFIGGFSALVHKGISKGDQVLLDALPEALSKTERVCASISVATTRTGINMDAVAKMGQVIHETATLTKDNNSIGCAKLVVFCNPVEDNPFMAGAFHGAGEGEAVLSVGVSGPGVVLHALKRYPDADLGEVSEVIKKTAFKITRAGELIGRVVADRLNVPFGIMDLSLAPTNALNDSVAEILEEIGLERVGTHGTIAALALMNDAVKKGGAMASSYVGGLSGAFIPVSEDNGMIRGIEDGSLNLAKLEAMTCVCSVGLDMIALEGKASPETLAAIIADEAAIGMINKKTTAVRVIPVIGKEEGETVEFGGLLGRAPIIGVNQFAPDKFIKRGGRIPAPLQSLIN, encoded by the coding sequence ATGCCGATAGCTTTTACAGAAATTCAAGAGACGATTCGCATGGTCGAGATGGAACACCTCGATATTCGAACAGTTACGATGGGAATCAGTCTGCGTGATTGCGCAGATCATGATTTTGAAATAGTAAAACAAAAAGTATATGACAAAATCACGTCTTATGCGAAAAATCTGCAGTCAACGGCCAATCAGGTTGCTAAGGAGTATGGTGTTCCAATCATTAATAAACGTATTGCGATCTCCCCTGCTGCAGAAATCCTTGGCAATGCCAGTAAAGAACAGGCGATTGAGCTTGCAGAGACTTTGGATAAAGCTGCACAAACTTTAGGTGTTGATTTTATTGGAGGATTCTCTGCATTAGTCCACAAAGGTATTTCCAAAGGAGATCAAGTGTTGTTGGATGCACTGCCGGAAGCACTAAGCAAAACAGAACGAGTGTGTGCTTCGATTTCCGTTGCTACAACTCGAACTGGTATTAATATGGATGCTGTCGCCAAGATGGGGCAAGTCATTCATGAAACAGCTACCTTAACAAAGGATAACAATAGTATCGGCTGTGCTAAGCTCGTTGTTTTTTGTAATCCGGTAGAGGATAATCCTTTTATGGCTGGTGCTTTTCACGGAGCTGGTGAAGGTGAAGCTGTCCTAAGTGTCGGAGTTAGTGGACCAGGTGTTGTCCTTCATGCCTTGAAGCGTTATCCCGATGCAGACTTAGGCGAAGTATCAGAAGTCATTAAGAAAACAGCATTTAAAATAACCCGTGCAGGAGAATTAATTGGACGAGTTGTTGCCGATCGCTTAAATGTGCCGTTTGGTATCATGGATTTATCACTTGCACCTACAAATGCGTTAAATGATAGTGTAGCTGAGATCTTGGAAGAAATCGGTCTTGAACGCGTCGGAACTCACGGTACGATCGCCGCATTAGCATTGATGAATGATGCTGTCAAAAAAGGTGGCGCAATGGCGAGTTCATATGTCGGTGGCCTCAGTGGTGCTTTCATTCCTGTCAGTGAAGATAACGGCATGATCCGTGGAATTGAAGATGGGTCACTAAATCTCGCTAAATTAGAAGCGATGACGTGTGTCTGCTCTGTCGGACTCGATATGATTGCACTAGAAGGTAAAGCATCACCAGAAACACTAGCAGCCATCATTGCCGATGAAGCAGCGATTGGTATGATTAATAAAAAAACAACCGCAGTCCGTGTCATCCCTGTCATCGGTAAGGAAGAAGGCGAAACAGTAGAATTCGGCGGCTTGCTTGGACGCGCCCCAATTATTGGCGTGAACCAGTTCGCACCTGACAAATTTATTAAACGAGGCGGCAGAATCCCTGCTCCCTTACAATCATTGATTAATTAA
- the gndA gene encoding NADP-dependent phosphogluconate dehydrogenase, which produces MSKQQFGVIGLAVMGKNLALNVESRGYSVAVFNRTYQKTKDFLDNEAAGKNFVGAETIEEFVNSLEKPRKIMLMVQAGPATDATIASLKPLLDEGDILIDGGNTFFKDTIRRNAELDESGIHFIGTGVSGGEEGALKGPSIMPGGQKEAYDKVAPIFEAISAKVDNEPCVTYIGPNGAGHYVKMVHNGIEYGDMQLICEAYFIMKNVLGLSAEELHEVFGEWNKGELDSYLIEITTDIFKKKDKETGKPMVDVILDTAGQKGTGKWTSQSSLDLGVPLPVITESVFARFISAMKDERVAASKVLQGPSAQDKPYEGDKDELIEAIRKALYMSKIVSYAQGFAQMRAASEENDWNLRYGDISMIFRGGCIIRAQFLQKIKEAYDRDPALANLLLDPYFKEIVESYQTSLRKVLSIAMERGIPVPGFASALAYYDSYRTETLPANLLQAQRDYFGAHTYQRIDKEGVFHTEWLED; this is translated from the coding sequence ATGTCAAAACAACAATTTGGTGTGATAGGTCTTGCCGTAATGGGTAAAAACCTTGCTTTGAACGTAGAAAGCAGAGGTTATTCCGTAGCGGTATTTAACAGAACTTATCAGAAGACAAAAGATTTTTTAGATAACGAAGCAGCTGGCAAAAACTTTGTTGGTGCAGAAACCATCGAAGAATTTGTTAACTCATTAGAAAAGCCTCGTAAGATCATGCTAATGGTACAAGCTGGTCCTGCGACAGATGCAACGATCGCATCTTTGAAACCATTGCTTGACGAAGGCGACATCTTGATCGATGGTGGTAACACATTCTTCAAAGATACCATCCGTCGTAACGCTGAACTTGATGAATCAGGTATCCACTTTATCGGAACGGGTGTATCCGGTGGAGAAGAAGGAGCACTTAAAGGACCTTCTATCATGCCTGGTGGTCAAAAAGAAGCGTATGACAAAGTGGCGCCAATTTTTGAAGCTATTTCTGCAAAAGTGGACAATGAACCATGTGTGACATACATTGGACCAAATGGTGCTGGTCACTATGTAAAAATGGTACACAATGGTATCGAATATGGTGATATGCAGTTAATCTGTGAAGCATACTTCATTATGAAGAATGTACTTGGATTAAGTGCAGAAGAATTACATGAAGTGTTTGGTGAATGGAACAAAGGTGAACTAGATAGTTACCTAATCGAAATTACAACAGACATCTTCAAGAAGAAAGACAAAGAAACTGGTAAGCCAATGGTAGACGTAATCCTTGATACTGCTGGTCAAAAAGGTACAGGTAAATGGACAAGCCAAAGCTCATTAGACTTAGGTGTACCTTTACCAGTTATCACAGAATCTGTTTTTGCACGTTTCATTTCAGCGATGAAAGATGAGCGTGTAGCAGCAAGCAAAGTATTACAAGGCCCATCTGCTCAGGACAAGCCATATGAAGGCGACAAGGATGAGCTAATCGAAGCGATCCGTAAAGCTCTTTATATGAGTAAAATTGTTTCTTATGCACAAGGTTTTGCCCAAATGCGTGCCGCTTCTGAAGAAAATGATTGGAACTTACGCTATGGTGACATCTCCATGATCTTCCGTGGTGGTTGTATCATCCGTGCGCAGTTCTTACAAAAAATTAAAGAAGCGTATGACCGTGATCCGGCATTAGCAAACTTATTGTTAGATCCATATTTCAAAGAAATCGTAGAAAGCTATCAAACGTCACTACGTAAAGTTCTTTCTATTGCAATGGAACGTGGAATTCCAGTACCAGGCTTCGCAAGTGCATTAGCTTATTATGACAGCTATCGCACAGAAACACTTCCAGCGAACTTGTTGCAAGCACAACGTGACTACTTCGGAGCGCACACTTATCAGCGAATTGATAAAGAAGGCGTGTTCCATACAGAGTGGTTAGAAGATTAA
- a CDS encoding methionine ABC transporter permease, with product MFKEWFPNVIPADLWEATAETFYMTIVSVIGTLIFGILLGLLLFLTERGNLWQNRPINFVTAAFVNIFRAIPFIILILLLFPFTDFLVGTIRGWKAALPALIIGAAPFYARLVEIGLKEVDKGVIEAAKAMGAKTSTIIFKVLLPESLPALISGLTVTAIALIGYTAMAGAIGAGGLGSLAYLQGFQRRDFDVILACTILIIIIVFIFQFIGDFLSKKIDKR from the coding sequence ATGTTTAAAGAATGGTTTCCGAATGTCATTCCTGCAGATTTATGGGAAGCAACAGCAGAAACATTTTATATGACGATCGTCTCCGTTATCGGTACGTTAATCTTTGGAATCTTACTCGGTTTACTTTTATTCCTTACGGAGAGAGGTAACCTATGGCAAAATCGGCCAATCAATTTTGTAACAGCTGCGTTTGTTAACATATTCCGGGCGATTCCGTTCATTATATTAATATTGCTCCTATTCCCATTCACAGACTTTTTAGTTGGTACGATCAGAGGATGGAAAGCAGCATTACCTGCCTTAATCATTGGTGCAGCTCCGTTCTATGCTCGTTTAGTTGAAATCGGATTGAAAGAAGTAGACAAAGGTGTAATCGAAGCGGCAAAAGCAATGGGTGCAAAAACATCTACAATTATTTTCAAAGTTTTGCTACCTGAATCATTACCGGCCCTTATTTCAGGCTTGACCGTAACAGCGATTGCCTTAATCGGCTATACCGCAATGGCTGGAGCTATTGGTGCAGGTGGACTTGGAAGCTTAGCTTACTTACAAGGTTTCCAACGTCGCGATTTTGATGTGATTCTGGCATGTACGATTCTCATCATTATCATTGTATTTATATTCCAATTTATTGGGGATTTCCTATCCAAGAAGATAGACAAACGATAA
- a CDS encoding methyl-accepting chemotaxis protein produces the protein MKKIIQNKRISTKLYAIISLAIAIYIISGAIFIALILSVTDGLEQQLYDRLYQPSSSLLNADRDMYQADQAFITSFVDTENSEEYQAVFTENVSQVEERLAATKRTLMDDPNVDKEMVESRFATFTSNFDGWKEQTTSIINSGEVTSELLTSLRNEFDTARNELDLLQQELDKAAEESITAIDQIINYFWIIAVVVILIISAILFMLSFFLIRQITKPINQLVIANDQISVGNLNIERLDDNRQDEIGSLAKSTNLMVDELKGMVRQIQEISAEVNGQSRELSQSSDEVSQGSHQIATTMEEMSYGAEQQASGSSDISSSIESLHRKIAASSEEGEALQHASGEVLELSVTSGSQLNDSVEQMQEITSMMQTTVTKVQSLEQQSSKISTLIDVIHDIAEQTNLLALNAAIEAARAGDSGKGFAVVADEVRKLAEQVSHSVTEITDIIGGLQSETKDVAKVLEGGYSTVEYGNKTILQSQESFQRIQSQMSGMIDRISVISTNLFEIQRSSEKVSEASTDIASTSEELAAGIQESSATAEQQSSSMQEIASNAEHLAKLSDDLNELTKKFSL, from the coding sequence TTGAAAAAAATTATTCAAAACAAAAGAATATCAACCAAGCTCTATGCCATCATTTCTTTAGCAATTGCTATTTATATAATTAGTGGAGCTATCTTTATTGCACTTATTTTATCAGTAACAGATGGGTTGGAACAACAATTATACGATAGATTATACCAGCCGTCATCATCCTTGCTTAATGCGGATCGTGATATGTATCAGGCAGATCAGGCGTTCATCACGTCCTTTGTCGACACGGAAAATAGTGAGGAGTACCAAGCCGTTTTTACTGAAAATGTTAGTCAGGTGGAGGAGCGGCTGGCAGCAACAAAAAGGACACTAATGGACGATCCCAATGTGGACAAAGAAATGGTCGAAAGTCGTTTTGCTACGTTCACCAGTAATTTTGACGGATGGAAAGAACAAACGACTTCAATTATAAATTCTGGTGAAGTAACAAGTGAGTTATTGACCAGTCTGAGAAATGAATTTGATACTGCCAGAAATGAATTGGATTTATTGCAACAGGAATTAGATAAAGCGGCAGAAGAATCTATCACAGCTATCGATCAAATTATTAATTATTTTTGGATCATTGCAGTGGTAGTGATCCTCATTATTAGTGCTATTTTGTTTATGCTGAGCTTTTTCCTCATTCGTCAGATTACCAAGCCAATTAATCAACTCGTAATAGCGAATGATCAGATATCTGTAGGGAATCTCAATATTGAGCGACTTGATGATAATCGTCAAGATGAAATTGGCAGCTTAGCCAAAAGCACGAATCTGATGGTCGACGAATTAAAAGGAATGGTGAGACAAATTCAAGAAATTTCTGCAGAAGTCAACGGGCAGAGCAGAGAATTGTCACAGAGCTCCGATGAAGTTAGTCAAGGTTCTCATCAGATTGCGACAACAATGGAAGAAATGTCTTACGGTGCTGAACAGCAAGCTAGTGGGTCCAGTGATATTTCTAGCTCCATTGAATCGCTTCACCGAAAGATTGCTGCTTCCTCTGAAGAAGGAGAAGCATTGCAGCATGCATCTGGAGAAGTGTTGGAGCTGTCTGTTACGAGCGGCTCACAATTAAATGATTCGGTGGAACAGATGCAAGAGATTACTTCAATGATGCAAACGACTGTAACCAAGGTTCAAAGTCTTGAACAGCAATCCAGTAAAATCTCGACATTGATTGATGTCATTCACGATATTGCAGAACAGACAAACTTATTAGCATTGAATGCGGCAATTGAAGCAGCGCGTGCTGGTGATTCCGGAAAAGGTTTTGCGGTAGTAGCAGATGAGGTAAGAAAACTGGCTGAACAAGTAAGTCATTCCGTTACAGAAATTACTGACATTATAGGTGGCTTACAATCAGAAACAAAGGACGTCGCCAAAGTATTAGAAGGTGGCTATTCTACTGTGGAGTATGGCAATAAAACAATATTGCAAAGTCAGGAAAGCTTTCAACGAATTCAGTCGCAAATGTCAGGCATGATCGATCGAATCAGTGTGATTAGTACCAATCTGTTTGAAATACAGCGTTCCAGTGAAAAAGTTAGTGAAGCAAGTACAGATATTGCTTCTACATCAGAGGAACTGGCAGCAGGAATTCAAGAAAGCTCTGCCACAGCAGAGCAACAATCCTCCTCCATGCAGGAAATCGCCAGCAATGCAGAGCACCTGGCAAAACTGTCAGATGATTTGAATGAGTTAACGAAAAAGTTCAGTTTATAA
- a CDS encoding MetQ/NlpA family ABC transporter substrate-binding protein yields MKKLVTLLLALLLFALAACGTSEEDNQNAEGPTELTVGATSVPHAEILEEAKPLLEEEGIELTIEEYQDYVFPNDDLDSGTLDANYFQHIPYLESQMEEKGFDFVNMGGIHIEPMGIYSKNIKSVDDIKEGTVVIMSNSVADHGRVLSLLQNKDLIKLDESVDPVDATVKDVVENPLNLEFETDVDAGFLPEFYNREADALVAINTNYAIEADLVPTDDALILEGSDSPYVNVIAARKEDEDNEAIKTLVDVLRSEEIQTFIEEKYEGAVVPVD; encoded by the coding sequence GTGAAAAAATTAGTTACATTATTATTGGCACTGCTGCTTTTTGCTCTAGCAGCTTGCGGTACAAGTGAAGAAGATAACCAGAATGCAGAAGGACCTACCGAATTAACTGTCGGAGCTACAAGTGTTCCACACGCTGAAATTTTAGAAGAGGCAAAACCGTTACTAGAAGAAGAAGGTATTGAACTTACCATTGAAGAATACCAGGACTATGTATTCCCAAACGATGACTTAGATAGTGGCACATTAGATGCAAACTATTTCCAGCACATTCCGTACCTTGAATCACAAATGGAGGAAAAAGGATTCGATTTTGTGAATATGGGTGGTATCCATATCGAGCCAATGGGAATCTATTCAAAAAACATTAAGAGTGTCGATGATATCAAAGAAGGTACTGTCGTTATCATGAGTAACTCTGTTGCTGATCATGGTCGTGTATTATCACTTTTACAAAATAAAGACTTAATCAAACTTGATGAAAGTGTAGATCCAGTTGACGCAACTGTAAAAGATGTTGTTGAAAATCCATTAAATTTAGAATTTGAAACTGACGTTGATGCAGGCTTCTTGCCAGAATTCTATAATCGCGAAGCTGACGCTCTAGTTGCGATCAACACTAACTATGCGATCGAAGCCGATTTAGTCCCTACCGATGATGCTTTAATTCTTGAAGGTTCTGATTCTCCTTACGTGAATGTCATTGCAGCACGTAAAGAAGATGAAGATAATGAAGCAATTAAAACATTAGTTGACGTATTACGTTCAGAAGAAATTCAAACATTCATTGAAGAAAAATATGAAGGTGCAGTTGTACCGGTAGATTAA
- a CDS encoding methionine ABC transporter ATP-binding protein, giving the protein MIKIKNLSKLYQTKTQSVQAVDDVSLTIDKGEIFGVIGYSGAGKSTFVRLINRLEEPSDGSVVIHDKDITKMQHNELRNKRQKIGMIFQHFNLLWSRTVYDNIAFPLEIAGVPKAKRKEKVLELINLVGLSGKEENYPSQLSGGQKQRVGIARALANDPEVLLCDEATSALDPETTDDILDLLVSINKKLGLTIILITHEMHVIQQICHRVAVMENGKVVESGEVLDVFVKPQSKTTQRFVQQLNPLEHDKNNLAAFINDRDDTEVVKVHFIGNSAKRALISEVSKKFDVEINILQGSISPTQEGAYGTLFIEVNGDNAVIKQSLDFMQNEGVEVEVLKHV; this is encoded by the coding sequence ATGATTAAAATAAAAAATTTGTCGAAATTATATCAGACAAAAACACAATCCGTTCAGGCGGTGGATGATGTCTCGTTAACAATAGATAAAGGCGAAATCTTTGGTGTAATTGGCTATAGTGGTGCTGGAAAAAGTACATTTGTCCGGTTAATCAACCGTCTCGAAGAACCTTCCGATGGATCAGTAGTGATTCATGATAAAGATATTACCAAGATGCAACACAACGAATTGCGAAATAAGCGACAAAAGATCGGAATGATTTTTCAGCATTTTAACCTGTTATGGTCGCGCACCGTATATGACAATATTGCATTTCCATTAGAAATCGCTGGCGTTCCAAAAGCAAAAAGAAAAGAAAAAGTGCTTGAATTAATCAATCTTGTCGGACTTTCAGGCAAAGAAGAAAATTATCCATCGCAACTAAGTGGTGGCCAAAAGCAAAGAGTCGGAATTGCCAGAGCACTCGCAAATGACCCTGAAGTGTTGTTATGTGATGAAGCAACTTCCGCTTTGGATCCTGAAACAACAGATGACATTTTGGATCTGTTGGTCTCCATTAATAAAAAATTAGGATTAACGATAATCTTGATTACCCATGAAATGCACGTTATCCAGCAAATATGTCATCGTGTTGCTGTCATGGAAAACGGGAAAGTTGTAGAGTCTGGTGAAGTATTGGATGTGTTTGTCAAACCACAATCAAAAACGACACAACGTTTTGTCCAGCAGTTAAATCCGTTAGAGCATGACAAGAACAATCTGGCGGCTTTCATTAATGATCGCGATGACACTGAAGTTGTCAAAGTACACTTTATCGGCAACAGTGCAAAACGCGCACTAATTAGTGAAGTATCTAAGAAATTCGATGTCGAAATTAATATTTTGCAAGGCTCGATTTCTCCTACACAGGAAGGTGCCTATGGGACATTGTTTATTGAGGTAAATGGCGATAATGCTGTGATCAAACAGTCCCTGGACTTTATGCAAAATGAAGGTGTAGAAGTTGAGGTGTTAAAGCATGTTTAA
- a CDS encoding ACT domain-containing protein: MQNRAVVSVVGKDQVGIIAKVTTILSENNVNIHDISQTILQDFFTMIMLIDINDPSNLATLQDKFKPVESELGLNINIQLEDVFQAMHRV, translated from the coding sequence TTGCAAAATCGTGCAGTAGTTAGTGTAGTAGGTAAAGACCAGGTAGGTATTATTGCGAAAGTAACCACTATTTTATCAGAAAATAATGTGAATATACATGATATTAGCCAGACCATTTTACAAGATTTCTTTACGATGATTATGTTGATCGACATCAACGATCCAAGTAATCTTGCCACATTGCAGGACAAATTCAAGCCGGTGGAGTCAGAACTAGGATTAAATATTAATATTCAGCTTGAAGATGTGTTTCAGGCAATGCACCGCGTATAG
- a CDS encoding Cof-type HAD-IIB family hydrolase gives MKKDIQLIALDMDGTLLDNNHQVSEQNKQAIQQAKAKGVEVIISTGRHYQTSADIAKELGVHYLITVNGSEIWTMTGELIARQTVDAEIIKKLVDIKEEHQTWAWLSSTENIWRGEVPEDLLVHQWLKFGFDTDNPETKEKIVKTISSWNDIEVSNSSPTNIEVNAVGVNKAAAIEVVCERIGINMSQVMSMGDSLNDIKMIKEAGTGVAMGNAQDEVKQAADWITTTNNQDGVAKAIEKWVL, from the coding sequence ATGAAAAAAGATATACAGCTAATTGCTTTGGATATGGATGGCACACTTCTTGATAACAACCATCAAGTGTCCGAACAAAATAAGCAAGCAATTCAACAAGCTAAGGCAAAAGGTGTAGAAGTGATTATTTCTACAGGACGACATTACCAAACGAGTGCAGACATTGCAAAAGAATTAGGTGTGCATTATCTGATTACAGTAAACGGCAGTGAGATCTGGACGATGACAGGAGAGTTAATCGCTCGTCAGACTGTTGATGCAGAGATTATTAAGAAGTTAGTAGATATCAAAGAAGAACATCAGACATGGGCTTGGCTATCTTCAACGGAAAATATTTGGAGAGGCGAGGTACCGGAGGATTTATTGGTTCATCAATGGCTTAAATTTGGTTTTGATACCGATAATCCAGAAACGAAAGAAAAAATCGTCAAAACAATTAGCAGCTGGAATGATATTGAGGTAAGTAATTCCAGTCCGACTAATATTGAGGTGAATGCCGTCGGTGTTAACAAAGCAGCAGCTATTGAAGTTGTCTGTGAGAGAATCGGAATCAATATGTCGCAAGTCATGTCAATGGGAGACAGCCTGAATGATATTAAGATGATCAAAGAAGCTGGCACTGGTGTTGCGATGGGCAATGCACAAGACGAAGTAAAACAAGCAGCAGACTGGATTACAACGACTAATAACCAGGACGGCGTCGCAAAAGCAATTGAAAAATGGGTTTTATAA